The following are encoded together in the Zonotrichia albicollis isolate bZonAlb1 chromosome 10, bZonAlb1.hap1, whole genome shotgun sequence genome:
- the MFSD6 gene encoding major facilitator superfamily domain-containing protein 6 isoform X2 produces MAADDKVAILTDDEEEQKRKYVLADPFNGISKDQDLPPNNESPSTETTTAPDEELDWLEKHCVKINNDLLISKVFYFFFYSAYGSLYPLLPVYYKQLGMTPSQSGLLVGIRYFIEFCSAPFWGVVADRFKKGKIVLLFSLLCWVLFNLGIGFVRPATLRCVPKGLPPAHPTNASSLLTTILQNASMASPLTTVSAASPKVRGRRDLVTSSSATLETTGTPNPEITFPVPTQSNGEDFTLENSTHLILLSTTTSPVSLGNTTLSTPASISTKPMPSDQVVLVYDQQEVEAIFLLILLVVIIGEFFSASSVTIVDTITLQYLGKHRDRYGLQRMWGSLGWGLAMLSVGIGIDYTHTEVAIEGQGCKAPEYKNYRIVFIVFGVLMTVALIVATQFRFHYTHFKQDENKRKEVEISQVDRNASNESSDNTPTSMSQSQSFSFWDLIKLLCSIQYGSVLFVAWFMGFGYGFVFTFLYWHLEDLNGTTTLFGVCSVLSHVSELTAYFFSHKLIELVGHIRVLYIGLACNTARYIYISYLENAWTVLPMEVLQGVTHAAIWAACISYLSAAVPPELRTSAQGILQGLHLGLGRGCGAMVGGVLVNYFGPAATFRGIGMACLVILLLFALIQWMLVPDEEEEKTMLAERIPVPSSPVPIATIDLVQQQSEDIMPRTEPRLPPKKTKHQEEQEDVNKPAWGISSSPWVTLAYAVYQIKEMVKLSKTNPTPENQPLQFVFCMLLGKVQLGKDMEENQ; encoded by the exons ATGGCAGCTGATGATAAGGTGGCCATTCTAACCGACGATGAAGAAGAGCAGAAGAGAAAGTATGTGCTTGCAGATCCTTTCAATGGCATTTCCAAGGATCAAGACTTGCCACCCAATAATGAATCCCCTTCCACAGAGACAACCACTGCCCCAGATGAAGAGCTGGATTGGTTAGAAAAGCACTGTGTCAAAATCAACAACGATCTtctgatctcaaaggtcttttattttttcttctattctgcATATGGCTCTCTCTACCCCTTGCTGCCCGTGTACTACAAGCAGCTGGGTATGACCCCCAGCCAGAGTGGACTTCTGGTGGGCATCAGGTACTTTATTGAGTTTTGCAGTGCTCCCTTCTGGGGAGTGGTGGCAGATCGCTTCAAGAAAGGCAAGATTGTCCTcctgttttctcttttatgCTGGGTTCTGTTCAACCTGGGCATTGGATTTGTGAGACCAGCCACCTTAAGATGTGTACCAAAGGGCCTTCCCCCTGCACATCCCACCAACGCAAGCAGCCTTTTAACAACAATCCTGCAAAACGCCTCCATGGCTTCTCCACTAACCACAGTGAGTGCTGCATCCCCAAAAGTTCGTGGGAGGAGAGACCTGGTCACTTCCAGTTCAGCCACTTTGGAAACAACAGGGACGCCTAATCCTGAAATAACATTCCCAGTACCTACACAGAGCAATGGTGAGGATTTTACCTTGGAGAACAGTACCCATTTGATTTTGCTAAGTACCACCACTAGCCCAGTCTCACTAGGGAACACAACTCTGAGCACCCCGGCTTCCATCAGCACAAAGCCCATGCCTTCTGACCAAGTTGTGCTTGTTTATGATCAGCAAGAAGTAGAGGCCATCTTTCTACTCATTCTGCTGGTTGTCATAATAGGAGAATTTTTCAGTGCTTCCTCTGTTACCATTGTGGACACCATAACCCTGCAGTACCTCGGCAAACACCGGGACCGCTATGGATTGCAGCGTATGTGGGGGtctctgggctgggggctggccATGCTCTCCGTGGGCATTGGCATTGACTATACTCACACAGAAGTTGCCATTGAAGGTCAAGGATGTAAAGCTCCAGAGTACAAGAACTACAGGATCGTTTTCATTGTTTTTGGTGTCCTCATGACAGTGGCTCTGATTGTGGCCACCCAGTTTCGATTTCATTACACGCACTTCAAGCAAGATGAAAATAAGAGGAAAGAGGTCGAGATCTCACAGGTGGACAGAAATGCCTCCAATGAATCTTCAGATAACACTCCTACCAGTATGAGCCAGTCACAGTCTTTCAGTTTTTGGGACCTAATTAAACTGCTGTGCAGTATCCAGTATGGCTCCGTGCTCTTCGTGGCCTGGTTCATGGGGTTTGGATATGGCTTTGTGTTCACCTTTCTGTACTGGCACTTGGAAGACCTGAATGGCACCACCACTCTCTTTGGAGTTTGTTCTGTGCTCAGCCACGTGTCTGAGCTGACTGCCTATTTCTTCAGCCACAAACTCATTGAATTGGTTGGTCACATCAG AGTGCTTTATATTGGCCTTGCCTGTAACACAGCACGATACATCTACATCTCGTACCTGGAAAATGCCTGGACCGTCCTTCCGATGGAAGTGCTGCAAG GTGTCACACATGCAGCTATCTGGGCAGCCTGCATCTCGTACCTGAGCGCGGCCGTGCCTCCGGAGCTGAGGACATCAGCACAGGGAATTCTGCAAGGcctgcacctggggctgggcagaggatGTGGAGCCATGGTTGGAGGGGTTTTGGTCAACTACTTCG GTCCTGCTGCCACATTCAGAGGAATAGGGATGGCTTGTTTAGTGATTCTGCTTCTGTTTGCACTGATCCAGTGGATGTTGGTTCCTGATGAAGAAGAAG AAAAGACAATGCTGGCGGAAAGGATTCCAGTGCCTTCCAGTCCTGTTCCCATAGCAACTATTGACCTTGTGCAGCAGCAGTCGGAAGATATCATGCCTAGGACTGAGCCCAGGCTCCCTCCAAAGAAAACTAAACACCAGGAAGAGCAAGAGGATGTGAACAAGCCTGCCTGGGGCATCAGTTCTTCTCCGTGGGTCACCTTAGCTTATGCTGTCTACCAGATAAAAGAGATGGTTAAACTATCCAAAACCAATCCTACTCCTGAGAATCAGCCTTTACAG TTTGTTTTTTGCATGCTTCTTGGGAAAGTGCAGTTAGGAAAAGATATGGAAG AAAACCAATGA
- the MFSD6 gene encoding major facilitator superfamily domain-containing protein 6 isoform X3, with protein sequence MAADDKVAILTDDEEEQKRKYVLADPFNGISKDQDLPPNNESPSTETTTAPDEELDWLEKHCVKINNDLLISKVFYFFFYSAYGSLYPLLPVYYKQLGMTPSQSGLLVGIRYFIEFCSAPFWGVVADRFKKGKIVLLFSLLCWVLFNLGIGFVRPATLRCVPKGLPPAHPTNASSLLTTILQNASMASPLTTVSAASPKVRGRRDLVTSSSATLETTGTPNPEITFPVPTQSNGEDFTLENSTHLILLSTTTSPVSLGNTTLSTPASISTKPMPSDQVVLVYDQQEVEAIFLLILLVVIIGEFFSASSVTIVDTITLQYLGKHRDRYGLQRMWGSLGWGLAMLSVGIGIDYTHTEVAIEGQGCKAPEYKNYRIVFIVFGVLMTVALIVATQFRFHYTHFKQDENKRKEVEISQVDRNASNESSDNTPTSMSQSQSFSFWDLIKLLCSIQYGSVLFVAWFMGFGYGFVFTFLYWHLEDLNGTTTLFGVCSVLSHVSELTAYFFSHKLIELVGHIRVLYIGLACNTARYIYISYLENAWTVLPMEVLQGVTHAAIWAACISYLSAAVPPELRTSAQGILQGLHLGLGRGCGAMVGGVLVNYFGPAATFRGIGMACLVILLLFALIQWMLVPDEEEEKTMLAERIPVPSSPVPIATIDLVQQQSEDIMPRTEPRLPPKKTKHQEEQEDVNKPAWGISSSPWVTLAYAVYQIKEMVKLSKTNPTPENQPLQLGKDMEENQ encoded by the exons ATGGCAGCTGATGATAAGGTGGCCATTCTAACCGACGATGAAGAAGAGCAGAAGAGAAAGTATGTGCTTGCAGATCCTTTCAATGGCATTTCCAAGGATCAAGACTTGCCACCCAATAATGAATCCCCTTCCACAGAGACAACCACTGCCCCAGATGAAGAGCTGGATTGGTTAGAAAAGCACTGTGTCAAAATCAACAACGATCTtctgatctcaaaggtcttttattttttcttctattctgcATATGGCTCTCTCTACCCCTTGCTGCCCGTGTACTACAAGCAGCTGGGTATGACCCCCAGCCAGAGTGGACTTCTGGTGGGCATCAGGTACTTTATTGAGTTTTGCAGTGCTCCCTTCTGGGGAGTGGTGGCAGATCGCTTCAAGAAAGGCAAGATTGTCCTcctgttttctcttttatgCTGGGTTCTGTTCAACCTGGGCATTGGATTTGTGAGACCAGCCACCTTAAGATGTGTACCAAAGGGCCTTCCCCCTGCACATCCCACCAACGCAAGCAGCCTTTTAACAACAATCCTGCAAAACGCCTCCATGGCTTCTCCACTAACCACAGTGAGTGCTGCATCCCCAAAAGTTCGTGGGAGGAGAGACCTGGTCACTTCCAGTTCAGCCACTTTGGAAACAACAGGGACGCCTAATCCTGAAATAACATTCCCAGTACCTACACAGAGCAATGGTGAGGATTTTACCTTGGAGAACAGTACCCATTTGATTTTGCTAAGTACCACCACTAGCCCAGTCTCACTAGGGAACACAACTCTGAGCACCCCGGCTTCCATCAGCACAAAGCCCATGCCTTCTGACCAAGTTGTGCTTGTTTATGATCAGCAAGAAGTAGAGGCCATCTTTCTACTCATTCTGCTGGTTGTCATAATAGGAGAATTTTTCAGTGCTTCCTCTGTTACCATTGTGGACACCATAACCCTGCAGTACCTCGGCAAACACCGGGACCGCTATGGATTGCAGCGTATGTGGGGGtctctgggctgggggctggccATGCTCTCCGTGGGCATTGGCATTGACTATACTCACACAGAAGTTGCCATTGAAGGTCAAGGATGTAAAGCTCCAGAGTACAAGAACTACAGGATCGTTTTCATTGTTTTTGGTGTCCTCATGACAGTGGCTCTGATTGTGGCCACCCAGTTTCGATTTCATTACACGCACTTCAAGCAAGATGAAAATAAGAGGAAAGAGGTCGAGATCTCACAGGTGGACAGAAATGCCTCCAATGAATCTTCAGATAACACTCCTACCAGTATGAGCCAGTCACAGTCTTTCAGTTTTTGGGACCTAATTAAACTGCTGTGCAGTATCCAGTATGGCTCCGTGCTCTTCGTGGCCTGGTTCATGGGGTTTGGATATGGCTTTGTGTTCACCTTTCTGTACTGGCACTTGGAAGACCTGAATGGCACCACCACTCTCTTTGGAGTTTGTTCTGTGCTCAGCCACGTGTCTGAGCTGACTGCCTATTTCTTCAGCCACAAACTCATTGAATTGGTTGGTCACATCAG AGTGCTTTATATTGGCCTTGCCTGTAACACAGCACGATACATCTACATCTCGTACCTGGAAAATGCCTGGACCGTCCTTCCGATGGAAGTGCTGCAAG GTGTCACACATGCAGCTATCTGGGCAGCCTGCATCTCGTACCTGAGCGCGGCCGTGCCTCCGGAGCTGAGGACATCAGCACAGGGAATTCTGCAAGGcctgcacctggggctgggcagaggatGTGGAGCCATGGTTGGAGGGGTTTTGGTCAACTACTTCG GTCCTGCTGCCACATTCAGAGGAATAGGGATGGCTTGTTTAGTGATTCTGCTTCTGTTTGCACTGATCCAGTGGATGTTGGTTCCTGATGAAGAAGAAG AAAAGACAATGCTGGCGGAAAGGATTCCAGTGCCTTCCAGTCCTGTTCCCATAGCAACTATTGACCTTGTGCAGCAGCAGTCGGAAGATATCATGCCTAGGACTGAGCCCAGGCTCCCTCCAAAGAAAACTAAACACCAGGAAGAGCAAGAGGATGTGAACAAGCCTGCCTGGGGCATCAGTTCTTCTCCGTGGGTCACCTTAGCTTATGCTGTCTACCAGATAAAAGAGATGGTTAAACTATCCAAAACCAATCCTACTCCTGAGAATCAGCCTTTACAG TTAGGAAAAGATATGGAAG AAAACCAATGA
- the MFSD6 gene encoding major facilitator superfamily domain-containing protein 6 isoform X1, whose protein sequence is MAADDKVAILTDDEEEQKRKYVLADPFNGISKDQDLPPNNESPSTETTTAPDEELDWLEKHCVKINNDLLISKVFYFFFYSAYGSLYPLLPVYYKQLGMTPSQSGLLVGIRYFIEFCSAPFWGVVADRFKKGKIVLLFSLLCWVLFNLGIGFVRPATLRCVPKGLPPAHPTNASSLLTTILQNASMASPLTTVSAASPKVRGRRDLVTSSSATLETTGTPNPEITFPVPTQSNGEDFTLENSTHLILLSTTTSPVSLGNTTLSTPASISTKPMPSDQVVLVYDQQEVEAIFLLILLVVIIGEFFSASSVTIVDTITLQYLGKHRDRYGLQRMWGSLGWGLAMLSVGIGIDYTHTEVAIEGQGCKAPEYKNYRIVFIVFGVLMTVALIVATQFRFHYTHFKQDENKRKEVEISQVDRNASNESSDNTPTSMSQSQSFSFWDLIKLLCSIQYGSVLFVAWFMGFGYGFVFTFLYWHLEDLNGTTTLFGVCSVLSHVSELTAYFFSHKLIELVGHIRVLYIGLACNTARYIYISYLENAWTVLPMEVLQGVTHAAIWAACISYLSAAVPPELRTSAQGILQGLHLGLGRGCGAMVGGVLVNYFGPAATFRGIGMACLVILLLFALIQWMLVPDEEEEKTMLAERIPVPSSPVPIATIDLVQQQSEDIMPRTEPRLPPKKTKHQEEQEDVNKPAWGISSSPWVTLAYAVYQIKEMVKLSKTNPTPENQPLQKTNENCSASSASSARQPQNPRDAEQSRNCSAPTAAAPSDCQAGGSRAVSDGDAQPAAAGP, encoded by the exons ATGGCAGCTGATGATAAGGTGGCCATTCTAACCGACGATGAAGAAGAGCAGAAGAGAAAGTATGTGCTTGCAGATCCTTTCAATGGCATTTCCAAGGATCAAGACTTGCCACCCAATAATGAATCCCCTTCCACAGAGACAACCACTGCCCCAGATGAAGAGCTGGATTGGTTAGAAAAGCACTGTGTCAAAATCAACAACGATCTtctgatctcaaaggtcttttattttttcttctattctgcATATGGCTCTCTCTACCCCTTGCTGCCCGTGTACTACAAGCAGCTGGGTATGACCCCCAGCCAGAGTGGACTTCTGGTGGGCATCAGGTACTTTATTGAGTTTTGCAGTGCTCCCTTCTGGGGAGTGGTGGCAGATCGCTTCAAGAAAGGCAAGATTGTCCTcctgttttctcttttatgCTGGGTTCTGTTCAACCTGGGCATTGGATTTGTGAGACCAGCCACCTTAAGATGTGTACCAAAGGGCCTTCCCCCTGCACATCCCACCAACGCAAGCAGCCTTTTAACAACAATCCTGCAAAACGCCTCCATGGCTTCTCCACTAACCACAGTGAGTGCTGCATCCCCAAAAGTTCGTGGGAGGAGAGACCTGGTCACTTCCAGTTCAGCCACTTTGGAAACAACAGGGACGCCTAATCCTGAAATAACATTCCCAGTACCTACACAGAGCAATGGTGAGGATTTTACCTTGGAGAACAGTACCCATTTGATTTTGCTAAGTACCACCACTAGCCCAGTCTCACTAGGGAACACAACTCTGAGCACCCCGGCTTCCATCAGCACAAAGCCCATGCCTTCTGACCAAGTTGTGCTTGTTTATGATCAGCAAGAAGTAGAGGCCATCTTTCTACTCATTCTGCTGGTTGTCATAATAGGAGAATTTTTCAGTGCTTCCTCTGTTACCATTGTGGACACCATAACCCTGCAGTACCTCGGCAAACACCGGGACCGCTATGGATTGCAGCGTATGTGGGGGtctctgggctgggggctggccATGCTCTCCGTGGGCATTGGCATTGACTATACTCACACAGAAGTTGCCATTGAAGGTCAAGGATGTAAAGCTCCAGAGTACAAGAACTACAGGATCGTTTTCATTGTTTTTGGTGTCCTCATGACAGTGGCTCTGATTGTGGCCACCCAGTTTCGATTTCATTACACGCACTTCAAGCAAGATGAAAATAAGAGGAAAGAGGTCGAGATCTCACAGGTGGACAGAAATGCCTCCAATGAATCTTCAGATAACACTCCTACCAGTATGAGCCAGTCACAGTCTTTCAGTTTTTGGGACCTAATTAAACTGCTGTGCAGTATCCAGTATGGCTCCGTGCTCTTCGTGGCCTGGTTCATGGGGTTTGGATATGGCTTTGTGTTCACCTTTCTGTACTGGCACTTGGAAGACCTGAATGGCACCACCACTCTCTTTGGAGTTTGTTCTGTGCTCAGCCACGTGTCTGAGCTGACTGCCTATTTCTTCAGCCACAAACTCATTGAATTGGTTGGTCACATCAG AGTGCTTTATATTGGCCTTGCCTGTAACACAGCACGATACATCTACATCTCGTACCTGGAAAATGCCTGGACCGTCCTTCCGATGGAAGTGCTGCAAG GTGTCACACATGCAGCTATCTGGGCAGCCTGCATCTCGTACCTGAGCGCGGCCGTGCCTCCGGAGCTGAGGACATCAGCACAGGGAATTCTGCAAGGcctgcacctggggctgggcagaggatGTGGAGCCATGGTTGGAGGGGTTTTGGTCAACTACTTCG GTCCTGCTGCCACATTCAGAGGAATAGGGATGGCTTGTTTAGTGATTCTGCTTCTGTTTGCACTGATCCAGTGGATGTTGGTTCCTGATGAAGAAGAAG AAAAGACAATGCTGGCGGAAAGGATTCCAGTGCCTTCCAGTCCTGTTCCCATAGCAACTATTGACCTTGTGCAGCAGCAGTCGGAAGATATCATGCCTAGGACTGAGCCCAGGCTCCCTCCAAAGAAAACTAAACACCAGGAAGAGCAAGAGGATGTGAACAAGCCTGCCTGGGGCATCAGTTCTTCTCCGTGGGTCACCTTAGCTTATGCTGTCTACCAGATAAAAGAGATGGTTAAACTATCCAAAACCAATCCTACTCCTGAGAATCAGCCTTTACAG AAAACCAATGAGAATTGCAGTGCTTCATCAGCCAGCTCAGCAAgacaaccccaaaatccaagaGATGCTGAGCAGTCCAGAAACTGTTCAGCACCAACAGCTGCAGCACCATCAGATTGCCAAGCAGGTGGCAGCCGCGCGGTGTCGGATGGTGATGCtcagcctgctgctgcagggccctga
- the MFSD6 gene encoding major facilitator superfamily domain-containing protein 6 isoform X4: MAADDKVAILTDDEEEQKRKYVLADPFNGISKDQDLPPNNESPSTETTTAPDEELDWLEKHCVKINNDLLISKVFYFFFYSAYGSLYPLLPVYYKQLGMTPSQSGLLVGIRYFIEFCSAPFWGVVADRFKKGKIVLLFSLLCWVLFNLGIGFVRPATLRCVPKGLPPAHPTNASSLLTTILQNASMASPLTTVSAASPKVRGRRDLVTSSSATLETTGTPNPEITFPVPTQSNGEDFTLENSTHLILLSTTTSPVSLGNTTLSTPASISTKPMPSDQVVLVYDQQEVEAIFLLILLVVIIGEFFSASSVTIVDTITLQYLGKHRDRYGLQRMWGSLGWGLAMLSVGIGIDYTHTEVAIEGQGCKAPEYKNYRIVFIVFGVLMTVALIVATQFRFHYTHFKQDENKRKEVEISQVDRNASNESSDNTPTSMSQSQSFSFWDLIKLLCSIQYGSVLFVAWFMGFGYGFVFTFLYWHLEDLNGTTTLFGVCSVLSHVSELTAYFFSHKLIELVGHIRVLYIGLACNTARYIYISYLENAWTVLPMEVLQGVTHAAIWAACISYLSAAVPPELRTSAQGILQGLHLGLGRGCGAMVGGVLVNYFGPAATFRGIGMACLVILLLFALIQWMLVPDEEEEKTMLAERIPVPSSPVPIATIDLVQQQSEDIMPRTEPRLPPKKTKHQEEQEDVNKPAWGISSSPWVTLAYAVYQIKEMVKLSKTNPTPENQPLQCS; encoded by the exons ATGGCAGCTGATGATAAGGTGGCCATTCTAACCGACGATGAAGAAGAGCAGAAGAGAAAGTATGTGCTTGCAGATCCTTTCAATGGCATTTCCAAGGATCAAGACTTGCCACCCAATAATGAATCCCCTTCCACAGAGACAACCACTGCCCCAGATGAAGAGCTGGATTGGTTAGAAAAGCACTGTGTCAAAATCAACAACGATCTtctgatctcaaaggtcttttattttttcttctattctgcATATGGCTCTCTCTACCCCTTGCTGCCCGTGTACTACAAGCAGCTGGGTATGACCCCCAGCCAGAGTGGACTTCTGGTGGGCATCAGGTACTTTATTGAGTTTTGCAGTGCTCCCTTCTGGGGAGTGGTGGCAGATCGCTTCAAGAAAGGCAAGATTGTCCTcctgttttctcttttatgCTGGGTTCTGTTCAACCTGGGCATTGGATTTGTGAGACCAGCCACCTTAAGATGTGTACCAAAGGGCCTTCCCCCTGCACATCCCACCAACGCAAGCAGCCTTTTAACAACAATCCTGCAAAACGCCTCCATGGCTTCTCCACTAACCACAGTGAGTGCTGCATCCCCAAAAGTTCGTGGGAGGAGAGACCTGGTCACTTCCAGTTCAGCCACTTTGGAAACAACAGGGACGCCTAATCCTGAAATAACATTCCCAGTACCTACACAGAGCAATGGTGAGGATTTTACCTTGGAGAACAGTACCCATTTGATTTTGCTAAGTACCACCACTAGCCCAGTCTCACTAGGGAACACAACTCTGAGCACCCCGGCTTCCATCAGCACAAAGCCCATGCCTTCTGACCAAGTTGTGCTTGTTTATGATCAGCAAGAAGTAGAGGCCATCTTTCTACTCATTCTGCTGGTTGTCATAATAGGAGAATTTTTCAGTGCTTCCTCTGTTACCATTGTGGACACCATAACCCTGCAGTACCTCGGCAAACACCGGGACCGCTATGGATTGCAGCGTATGTGGGGGtctctgggctgggggctggccATGCTCTCCGTGGGCATTGGCATTGACTATACTCACACAGAAGTTGCCATTGAAGGTCAAGGATGTAAAGCTCCAGAGTACAAGAACTACAGGATCGTTTTCATTGTTTTTGGTGTCCTCATGACAGTGGCTCTGATTGTGGCCACCCAGTTTCGATTTCATTACACGCACTTCAAGCAAGATGAAAATAAGAGGAAAGAGGTCGAGATCTCACAGGTGGACAGAAATGCCTCCAATGAATCTTCAGATAACACTCCTACCAGTATGAGCCAGTCACAGTCTTTCAGTTTTTGGGACCTAATTAAACTGCTGTGCAGTATCCAGTATGGCTCCGTGCTCTTCGTGGCCTGGTTCATGGGGTTTGGATATGGCTTTGTGTTCACCTTTCTGTACTGGCACTTGGAAGACCTGAATGGCACCACCACTCTCTTTGGAGTTTGTTCTGTGCTCAGCCACGTGTCTGAGCTGACTGCCTATTTCTTCAGCCACAAACTCATTGAATTGGTTGGTCACATCAG AGTGCTTTATATTGGCCTTGCCTGTAACACAGCACGATACATCTACATCTCGTACCTGGAAAATGCCTGGACCGTCCTTCCGATGGAAGTGCTGCAAG GTGTCACACATGCAGCTATCTGGGCAGCCTGCATCTCGTACCTGAGCGCGGCCGTGCCTCCGGAGCTGAGGACATCAGCACAGGGAATTCTGCAAGGcctgcacctggggctgggcagaggatGTGGAGCCATGGTTGGAGGGGTTTTGGTCAACTACTTCG GTCCTGCTGCCACATTCAGAGGAATAGGGATGGCTTGTTTAGTGATTCTGCTTCTGTTTGCACTGATCCAGTGGATGTTGGTTCCTGATGAAGAAGAAG AAAAGACAATGCTGGCGGAAAGGATTCCAGTGCCTTCCAGTCCTGTTCCCATAGCAACTATTGACCTTGTGCAGCAGCAGTCGGAAGATATCATGCCTAGGACTGAGCCCAGGCTCCCTCCAAAGAAAACTAAACACCAGGAAGAGCAAGAGGATGTGAACAAGCCTGCCTGGGGCATCAGTTCTTCTCCGTGGGTCACCTTAGCTTATGCTGTCTACCAGATAAAAGAGATGGTTAAACTATCCAAAACCAATCCTACTCCTGAGAATCAGCCTTTACAG TGCAGTTAG